From Candidatus Vondammii sp. HM_W22, one genomic window encodes:
- a CDS encoding energy transducer TonB — MKPQDLSWRLGAIAISLLVHGFALVNLLNGSVDAKPLRLETPKITHVRLNFPPPPPVLPEPEPKVEPPPPEFKPISKPKPKPKPKPKPKPVKKAPEPPWEIIPGPTPPPVQKTASISPPKRSLISREEYLATLLAHIEKRKSYPRAAHRRGVEGSIKVSFTLGCDGSVSNIRTTGSHKLFEKIHIKGDDGLPAPA; from the coding sequence ATGAAACCCCAGGATCTGAGTTGGCGGCTGGGTGCCATAGCAATCTCTCTGCTGGTTCATGGTTTTGCTCTGGTCAACCTGCTCAATGGCTCGGTAGACGCTAAACCACTCAGGTTAGAGACACCGAAGATCACCCATGTCCGGCTCAACTTCCCACCACCGCCTCCGGTCCTGCCTGAACCTGAACCAAAGGTGGAACCTCCGCCTCCCGAGTTTAAACCAATATCAAAGCCAAAGCCAAAGCCAAAGCCAAAGCCAAAGCCTAAACCGGTCAAGAAAGCGCCTGAACCACCCTGGGAGATCATTCCCGGGCCCACACCGCCGCCGGTGCAAAAAACAGCCTCCATATCTCCCCCGAAAAGGAGTCTGATCTCCCGGGAAGAGTACCTGGCAACCCTGTTGGCGCATATTGAAAAGCGAAAATCCTACCCCCGGGCCGCACACCGCCGCGGTGTAGAAGGAAGCATAAAAGTCTCCTTCACTCTGGGATGCGATGGTTCAGTGAGTAACATCCGGACCACAGGTAGCCACAAGCTGTTTGAAAAAATCCACATCAAAGGCGATGATGGCCTCCCTGCCCCTGCCTAA
- a CDS encoding ExbD/TolR family protein, with product MGSERRRHSNVVLNLTPLIDIVFLLLVFFMLTAHFIEDESIAIDLPEATSSAKADDEGFVEVAMTPDGEILAMAVPSHRNIWSRLSGAPFTPQGKASFVCVANIRPTLASACKLSMPPVVPALNPWTY from the coding sequence ATGGGGTCTGAGCGACGCAGACACTCCAATGTCGTTCTCAACCTGACGCCGTTGATCGATATCGTCTTTTTGCTGCTGGTCTTTTTCATGCTGACAGCGCACTTTATCGAAGACGAGAGCATCGCTATCGACCTGCCTGAGGCGACAAGTTCGGCCAAGGCGGATGATGAGGGCTTTGTTGAGGTCGCCATGACACCGGATGGAGAGATTCTGGCGATGGCCGTGCCATCGCACCGGAACATCTGGAGCAGGCTCTCAGGGGCGCCCTTCACGCCCCAGGGAAAAGCTTCGTTCGTCTGCGTGGCGAACATAAGGCCAACTTTAGCCTCGGCGTGCAAGTTATCGATGCCGCCCGTGGTGCCGGCGCTGAATCCCTGGACATACTGA
- a CDS encoding MotA/TolQ/ExbB proton channel family protein has product MDAQTLAEDIWEAMITTGVGLAVAIPLLILLHFLEGIVERRSQSMESCISLLLERRASDQPAPESMDKTHHWEEITDGV; this is encoded by the coding sequence GTGGATGCCCAAACTCTGGCCGAAGATATCTGGGAAGCGATGATCACCACAGGGGTCGGCCTTGCGGTCGCCATTCCACTACTGATACTGCTCCATTTTCTGGAGGGTATCGTAGAGCGCAGAAGTCAATCCATGGAGAGCTGTATCTCCCTATTGCTGGAGCGTCGCGCCAGCGATCAGCCAGCACCTGAATCTATGGATAAAACCCACCACTGGGAAGAGATTACCGATGGGGTCTGA
- a CDS encoding TonB-dependent receptor encodes MKKNIGKQLSGLTVSTGVFLLGLGSSTVYAEEKAGATDTEESNIDTISVTASRIERATKEVPAAIVVIGEERIDSEKMFNIKDAMRGIPGVLIDSKSSSYSTRLIIRGAGQKANYGVREIMIIRDGIPMTDPDSFSRFDFIDTQDIERIEITKGPGSLYGSGSAGGTIQIISKSVFDNDEHRIKVGIGEEGQKNLHFRLGGDLNDDNAVSLTASHREADNGWRDWNKFDTQQVSFKHGLMLNNGGTLETELSYTQADLQLPAKMNEAEFARYKSTGEQRNTSSKWQNSGRYSAI; translated from the coding sequence ATGAAAAAAAATATCGGAAAACAGCTTTCAGGACTCACAGTGTCAACAGGGGTATTTCTTCTTGGCCTTGGCAGCAGCACCGTTTATGCCGAGGAGAAGGCCGGGGCGACTGACACAGAAGAGAGCAATATAGATACCATCAGTGTCACAGCATCGCGTATTGAGCGTGCGACAAAAGAGGTGCCTGCCGCCATCGTCGTCATCGGTGAAGAGCGCATCGACAGTGAAAAAATGTTCAATATCAAGGATGCCATGAGAGGCATCCCCGGCGTTCTGATTGATTCCAAAAGCAGTAGCTACTCCACCCGCCTGATCATCCGCGGCGCTGGCCAGAAGGCCAACTACGGCGTCCGTGAGATTATGATTATCAGAGATGGCATACCCATGACCGACCCGGACAGCTTCTCCCGGTTTGATTTCATCGACACCCAGGATATCGAGCGCATCGAGATCACCAAGGGGCCAGGCTCTCTCTATGGCAGCGGCTCGGCAGGCGGCACCATCCAGATTATCTCAAAATCAGTTTTCGACAATGATGAGCATCGGATCAAAGTGGGAATTGGAGAAGAGGGGCAAAAAAACCTTCACTTCCGCCTTGGTGGCGACCTCAACGACGACAACGCCGTTTCACTGACAGCTTCGCACCGTGAAGCAGATAACGGCTGGCGTGACTGGAATAAATTCGATACCCAGCAGGTCAGTTTCAAGCATGGCCTGATGCTGAACAACGGCGGCACGCTGGAGACTGAGCTGAGCTACACACAGGCAGATTTGCAGCTCCCGGCAAAAATGAATGAAGCCGAATTTGCGCGGTATAAAAGCACCGGCGAACAGCGCAACACCAGCAGTAAATGGCAGAACAGCGGCCGCTACTCCGCCATCTGA
- a CDS encoding c-type cytochrome, giving the protein MNKWLVSVSIVLAMTAGAVQAAGDAAAGKTKSVVCLACHGPDGNSPNPTWPKLAGQHPSYIKKQLGDFKAGARKDNLMSPMALPLSAQDVEDLAAYFSSQKRAPGTAAADKVAMGEKMYRAGNAATGVAACMACHGPTGIGNPGALFPRISGQHATYLEKALKDFRSGTRTNDTGNMMQGVVARMTDTEIAAVAQYVQGLR; this is encoded by the coding sequence ATGAATAAATGGCTAGTTTCAGTTTCTATCGTTTTGGCTATGACTGCCGGTGCCGTACAGGCGGCTGGCGATGCAGCAGCGGGTAAGACCAAATCAGTTGTCTGTCTGGCTTGTCACGGTCCCGATGGTAACAGTCCCAACCCAACTTGGCCGAAACTGGCCGGGCAGCATCCCAGCTATATCAAGAAGCAGTTGGGTGATTTCAAGGCGGGTGCCCGCAAGGATAATCTGATGAGCCCAATGGCCCTGCCGTTGAGCGCTCAGGATGTCGAGGATCTGGCAGCTTATTTTTCTAGTCAGAAACGGGCTCCGGGTACCGCTGCAGCCGACAAGGTGGCAATGGGTGAGAAGATGTACCGCGCAGGTAATGCGGCTACCGGTGTTGCAGCCTGCATGGCTTGTCACGGCCCTACCGGTATCGGTAATCCCGGCGCACTCTTCCCGCGTATCAGTGGTCAGCATGCGACCTACCTGGAGAAGGCGTTGAAGGATTTTCGTTCCGGAACCCGCACCAACGATACCGGCAATATGATGCAAGGTGTAGTTGCGCGGATGACAGACACAGAGATCGCTGCAGTGGCCCAGTACGTACAGGGTCTGCGCTGA
- a CDS encoding thiol:disulfide interchange protein DsbA/DsbL has product MKKNIFSLSMLLFSVLVVASAHSADPHFEEDLHYFSIFPEQPGAEGDRVQVVEFFWYACPHCYTLEPHLNKWLEKKPENIEFMRIPAMFNRASVIMHAETYYALKLMGIAEKLHETIFSAIHDDKNRLNTQSEMEEFLEENGVDIEAYRKAMKSFAVQVQAKRAAVLAERFDVGGVPAIVVDGKFRTSGLEGNTLMQVTDYLIDMVVSEKSAK; this is encoded by the coding sequence ATGAAGAAAAACATTTTTTCACTCTCTATGCTCCTTTTTTCCGTATTGGTAGTGGCATCCGCGCACTCGGCGGACCCCCACTTTGAGGAGGATTTGCACTACTTTTCGATCTTTCCTGAGCAGCCAGGCGCAGAGGGCGATCGTGTGCAGGTAGTGGAGTTTTTCTGGTACGCCTGCCCCCATTGCTACACTCTGGAGCCCCATCTGAATAAATGGCTGGAGAAGAAGCCGGAAAATATTGAGTTTATGCGGATTCCCGCCATGTTCAATCGTGCCAGTGTGATTATGCACGCCGAGACCTACTATGCGCTCAAGCTCATGGGAATTGCAGAGAAACTGCATGAGACCATCTTTTCTGCCATACATGATGATAAGAACCGGCTGAATACACAGTCTGAAATGGAGGAGTTTCTTGAGGAGAATGGGGTGGATATCGAAGCCTACCGCAAGGCGATGAAATCGTTCGCGGTTCAGGTGCAGGCGAAGAGAGCGGCGGTGCTTGCGGAACGTTTTGATGTGGGTGGGGTTCCTGCCATCGTTGTCGATGGAAAATTTCGTACGAGCGGCCTAGAAGGGAATACACTGATGCAGGTGACAGACTATCTGATTGATATGGTAGTCAGTGAAAAATCGGCAAAATAG
- a CDS encoding endonuclease/exonuclease/phosphatase family protein, giving the protein MSGDLQHRLKLLSYNIQAGTYTRHYRQYVTQSWKQLLPHRERLLNLNRIATLVQEYDVVGLQEVDSGSLRSGFVDQTEYLAHRANFPHWHEQVNRSLGKLAQHSNGLLSRPRPTRITEHKLPGLPGRGVILCNFGGEEGLTLCIMHLALGTWPPRPPQAGGVCQ; this is encoded by the coding sequence GTGAGCGGAGACCTGCAGCATCGCCTGAAACTCTTGAGTTATAACATTCAGGCGGGCACCTACACTCGTCACTATCGGCAGTATGTGACCCAGAGCTGGAAGCAGCTGTTACCTCACCGTGAGCGCCTGCTCAATCTCAACCGGATTGCCACCCTGGTTCAGGAGTACGACGTGGTTGGACTGCAGGAGGTTGACTCCGGCAGTCTGCGGAGCGGTTTTGTGGACCAGACGGAGTATCTTGCACACCGTGCCAACTTCCCGCACTGGCATGAGCAGGTCAATCGCAGCCTGGGTAAACTGGCTCAGCACAGTAATGGCCTGCTCAGCCGGCCTCGTCCGACACGTATCACAGAACACAAGCTGCCGGGGCTTCCCGGGCGTGGGGTTATTCTCTGTAACTTTGGCGGTGAAGAGGGGTTGACCCTCTGTATTATGCACTTGGCACTTGGCACTTGGCCGCCGCGCCCGCCTCAGGCAGGTGGGGTTTGTCAGTGA
- a CDS encoding endonuclease/exonuclease/phosphatase family protein has product MGFVSDLIYDFRHVVVMGDMNCGCESTELRLLTESANLQEPVCDKSTFPSWRPMRKIDHILVSESLRVENARVVDYLLSDHLPIGMDIILPSGLKLAA; this is encoded by the coding sequence GTGGGGTTTGTCAGTGACCTGATCTACGATTTTCGTCACGTCGTGGTGATGGGGGACATGAATTGCGGTTGTGAATCTACCGAGTTGCGGTTGCTGACCGAGAGCGCCAATCTCCAAGAGCCGGTGTGTGATAAAAGCACCTTTCCCAGCTGGCGCCCGATGCGCAAGATTGACCATATATTGGTGTCTGAGTCGCTGAGGGTAGAGAATGCTCGCGTGGTGGATTACCTGCTTTCCGATCACCTACCTATCGGTATGGATATCATTCTCCCCAGTGGACTGAAACTGGCGGCATAG
- a CDS encoding metal ABC transporter solute-binding protein, Zn/Mn family translates to MSLLYLSFNAFAVMAGESRQLTVFVSVLPQKYIVEQIGGEHVRVQVMVGPGQSPATFEPRPRQMALLARADLYYRIGVPFEEAWLDRILAANRKMSLLDAREGVLLREMEPAGRYHHDYDHTHHQGEHKDPHIWLNPAMVRLMAAKLKDRLIALDPVHSETYLANQARLDRLLIRLESDVRERLASLKNRKFMVFHPSWGYFADAFKLRQIPIESEGKEPGAMTLGRLIDQAKNEGIQVIFVQQQFSQRQAKALAQAIDGRVVAIDSLAEDYPANLRRVADAIAGANRRG, encoded by the coding sequence TTGTCACTATTATATCTCTCCTTTAATGCCTTTGCGGTGATGGCGGGAGAGAGTCGCCAGCTCACGGTCTTTGTCAGTGTGCTTCCGCAGAAATATATTGTTGAACAGATTGGCGGTGAGCATGTTCGGGTGCAGGTGATGGTTGGTCCCGGCCAGAGCCCGGCCACTTTTGAGCCCAGACCCCGGCAAATGGCACTGCTGGCCCGAGCGGATCTCTATTATCGGATTGGCGTTCCTTTTGAGGAGGCCTGGCTGGATCGCATCCTCGCTGCCAATCGTAAGATGTCGTTACTGGATGCCAGGGAGGGGGTTCTGCTGAGGGAGATGGAGCCGGCCGGCAGGTATCACCACGACTATGATCACACGCATCACCAGGGCGAACATAAGGACCCCCACATTTGGCTGAACCCTGCCATGGTCAGACTAATGGCGGCAAAACTAAAGGATCGGCTGATAGCACTGGATCCGGTGCATAGCGAAACTTACTTGGCTAACCAGGCCCGCCTGGATCGACTACTCATCCGTCTGGAGTCGGATGTGCGCGAACGGCTCGCCAGCCTAAAAAACCGCAAGTTTATGGTTTTTCACCCCTCTTGGGGTTATTTTGCCGATGCCTTCAAGTTGCGGCAGATACCCATTGAGAGCGAAGGCAAGGAGCCGGGTGCCATGACCCTTGGTCGGCTGATTGATCAGGCTAAAAATGAGGGTATCCAAGTGATCTTTGTCCAGCAGCAGTTCAGTCAGAGACAAGCCAAAGCGCTTGCCCAGGCCATTGACGGGCGGGTGGTCGCAATCGATTCGCTGGCGGAGGATTATCCGGCGAATCTGCGCCGGGTGGCGGATGCCATCGCAGGAGCGAATAGGCGTGGGTGA
- a CDS encoding metal ABC transporter ATP-binding protein, protein MGESAVISLRDIVFSYGGPKVLDGVSLDVEEAEFLGVVGPNAGGKSTLLKLILDFLQPLEGEVRVLGGKPRDTRHQIGYVPQYPVFNRDFPISVEQTVLMGRLGRSSLFGGYRRSDRDIARRAMTETEIVDLAGRQLCTLSGGQLQRVLVARALACEPKILILDEPTANIDMRVETDIFDLLKQLNERMTIIVVSHDIGFISGYVDRVACLNRTLICHRTAVIDGEMINELYGSDVHMVEHAHI, encoded by the coding sequence GTGGGTGAATCAGCGGTTATCAGCCTCAGGGATATTGTCTTCTCCTATGGTGGCCCCAAGGTGCTGGATGGCGTCAGCCTGGATGTGGAAGAGGCCGAATTCCTGGGTGTGGTCGGCCCCAATGCGGGTGGCAAGAGTACCCTGCTGAAGCTGATTCTCGATTTTTTGCAACCGCTTGAGGGTGAAGTCAGGGTGTTGGGTGGCAAACCCAGGGATACCCGTCATCAGATCGGCTATGTCCCTCAGTATCCGGTTTTTAACCGGGACTTTCCCATCAGTGTTGAGCAGACGGTTTTGATGGGGCGCCTTGGCCGATCATCCCTCTTTGGCGGTTACAGACGCAGTGACCGTGATATTGCCAGAAGGGCAATGACAGAGACTGAGATAGTCGATCTTGCCGGGCGGCAGCTCTGCACCCTCTCTGGTGGACAGTTGCAGCGGGTTCTTGTGGCCCGTGCCCTTGCCTGTGAGCCAAAGATTCTTATTTTGGATGAGCCCACGGCAAATATCGATATGCGGGTAGAGACGGATATTTTCGATCTGTTGAAACAGCTCAACGAGCGCATGACCATCATTGTGGTCTCCCATGATATCGGTTTTATCTCCGGCTACGTCGACCGAGTGGCCTGCCTTAACCGGACACTGATATGTCATCGCACCGCAGTGATAGATGGAGAGATGATCAATGAGCTGTATGGTTCCGATGTTCATATGGTGGAACATGCGCATATCTGA
- a CDS encoding metal ABC transporter permease — protein sequence MNTFIDALLQYSFLQHALIGGLLASIGCGIIGSYVVVKRIGFLAGGISHSVLGGIGVAFFYGLSPLGGALVAAVMAALLIGWVSMKWKEQEDTLIGALWAVGMAIGVIFISRTPGYNVNLMSYLFGNILMVPVDDAWLMAGMDLLILGTVSLFYRQFIAVSFDEEFARLRGVPVTFFYLLLLCMVAVTVVLLIQVVGLILVIALLTLPAAIAAQYVHSLGKMMVLATLLGMLFTVAGLAIAYEPDLPAGATIILVAGLSYLISVFVSAAWKRHQARQMLRV from the coding sequence GTGAATACGTTCATTGATGCACTGCTGCAATACTCCTTTCTTCAGCACGCGCTGATTGGCGGCCTGCTGGCCAGTATTGGCTGCGGCATTATTGGCAGTTATGTGGTGGTGAAACGCATCGGTTTCCTGGCCGGTGGTATCTCTCACAGTGTCCTTGGTGGCATAGGGGTGGCTTTTTTCTATGGTCTGAGCCCTCTGGGTGGTGCCCTGGTTGCTGCCGTAATGGCGGCATTGCTGATTGGCTGGGTCAGTATGAAGTGGAAAGAGCAGGAGGATACCCTGATCGGCGCACTCTGGGCTGTAGGTATGGCCATAGGCGTGATTTTTATCTCCCGGACCCCGGGCTATAACGTTAATCTCATGAGCTATCTGTTCGGCAATATTCTTATGGTGCCGGTAGATGATGCCTGGCTGATGGCGGGGATGGACTTGCTGATTCTGGGCACCGTCTCTCTTTTTTACCGGCAGTTTATTGCAGTCTCTTTTGATGAAGAGTTTGCCCGCTTGCGTGGTGTTCCTGTTACCTTCTTCTACCTTTTGCTGCTCTGCATGGTGGCGGTGACCGTGGTTCTGCTGATCCAGGTGGTTGGGCTGATTTTGGTGATTGCTCTGCTGACTCTGCCGGCAGCGATCGCTGCGCAGTATGTCCATAGTCTGGGCAAAATGATGGTTCTGGCGACACTACTGGGTATGCTTTTTACTGTTGCAGGCCTGGCTATCGCCTATGAGCCTGATCTGCCCGCTGGTGCGACGATTATCCTGGTGGCTGGCTTGAGTTATCTGATTTCTGTGTTTGTGTCTGCGGCCTGGAAGCGGCATCAGGCACGGCAGATGTTGCGTGTGTAA
- a CDS encoding transcriptional repressor yields the protein MCNSMMKRAPDNIGCKLSCADALAVAERICQERGARLTSQRRQVLEIIFSHEKPMGAYDVLDRLKQNLPQAKPPTVYRALDFLLAQGLLHRLESLNAFVGCIHPDHLHASQFLICRECGLVEELESKSVDRTLDKALKDSGFEADAQVIEVTGRCARCTGQCPL from the coding sequence GTGTGTAACAGCATGATGAAGCGTGCTCCGGACAATATTGGCTGTAAATTGAGCTGTGCCGATGCTCTGGCGGTGGCGGAGCGGATCTGCCAGGAGCGCGGTGCACGGTTGACCTCCCAGCGACGCCAAGTGCTGGAGATCATTTTCAGCCATGAAAAACCTATGGGAGCATATGACGTTTTGGACCGTTTGAAACAGAACCTTCCCCAAGCCAAGCCGCCTACCGTCTATCGTGCGCTTGATTTTCTGCTTGCCCAGGGTCTGCTCCACCGGCTGGAATCATTGAATGCTTTTGTCGGCTGTATCCACCCCGACCATCTCCATGCTAGCCAGTTTTTGATTTGCCGGGAGTGTGGCTTGGTCGAAGAACTGGAGAGTAAGAGCGTTGATCGCACCTTGGACAAAGCATTAAAAGATTCCGGTTTTGAGGCGGATGCTCAAGTGATTGAGGTGACCGGCCGCTGTGCCCGCTGTACCGGTCAATGCCCATTATGA
- the yidD gene encoding membrane protein insertion efficiency factor YidD yields the protein MKKLILMLVKGYSYLISPLLGNNCRYYPTCSAYTQEAIERHGVLRGLWLGIKRISRCHPFHEGGVDPVPEPKHRDKH from the coding sequence ATGAAAAAACTGATTCTCATGCTGGTCAAGGGATACAGTTACCTGATCAGCCCCCTCCTCGGCAATAATTGCCGCTACTATCCGACGTGTTCGGCTTATACCCAGGAGGCGATAGAGCGCCATGGTGTCCTGCGTGGGCTTTGGCTGGGCATCAAGCGGATATCCCGCTGCCACCCTTTCCACGAGGGTGGGGTTGATCCGGTGCCCGAGCCAAAGCATCGAGATAAGCACTGA
- a CDS encoding transposase, protein MTDLLDNLAFWLAVGILAAGLIVILVPPGHIGNPGQLLAHNVFDDDIRVDARLCHSQYAPGACHSKGGRPPYDAVLMFKVLVLQHLFNLSGDQTEFQIQDRYSFCRFLGLSPEAKVPDAKTVWVYRKRLRERGLVDKLFSELLIQIDAAGFSARKGQIVDAAIAPVPRQRNMREENRQIKDGGSPEAWGDNKRHQKNVEAL, encoded by the coding sequence ATGACGGATCTGCTGGATAATCTGGCATTTTGGCTGGCGGTGGGGATTCTTGCCGCCGGCCTGATCGTAATACTGGTCCCCCCAGGACATATTGGTAACCCGGGGCAGCTGCTTGCCCACAATGTTTTTGATGATGATATCCGTGTCGATGCACGTCTGTGCCACAGCCAGTATGCCCCTGGCGCATGCCACAGTAAAGGTGGACGTCCACCTTACGATGCGGTACTGATGTTCAAGGTGTTGGTCCTACAGCATTTGTTCAATCTGTCCGGTGATCAAACAGAGTTCCAAATACAGGATCGCTATAGCTTTTGTCGTTTTCTTGGGCTGAGCCCGGAGGCTAAGGTACCCGATGCTAAAACAGTTTGGGTATATCGTAAGCGCCTGAGAGAACGGGGCCTTGTTGATAAACTCTTTTCAGAATTGTTGATCCAGATTGATGCAGCAGGCTTCAGTGCTCGCAAGGGACAGATTGTAGATGCCGCTATCGCTCCAGTACCCAGGCAACGCAATATGCGAGAGGAAAATAGGCAAATCAAAGATGGGGGCAGCCCTGAGGCATGGGGTGATAACAAACGCCACCAGAAGAATGTTGAAGCCCTCTAG
- a CDS encoding DUF2796 domain-containing protein: protein MNRKNTATHVALMLLLAVFTTTPAYANDPEHRKHDSHEHGVAQLNIAWEGNTLHLELESPAMNIIGFEHMPGNSEQRAAVEHAVAELEKGSALFTFSADASCRLVEARVESALMDKGHQEHEAGDADSHADFDVSYRFICGQPDLLDRLAVGLFRLFPGD, encoded by the coding sequence ATGAATAGAAAAAACACTGCCACCCATGTGGCATTGATGCTGTTGTTGGCTGTTTTTACCACTACGCCTGCCTATGCCAACGATCCTGAACACCGGAAGCATGATTCGCATGAACACGGAGTGGCACAGTTGAATATTGCCTGGGAAGGCAACACTCTGCATCTGGAATTGGAGAGCCCGGCAATGAATATTATCGGCTTTGAGCACATGCCCGGAAACAGTGAACAGCGTGCCGCTGTCGAGCATGCAGTTGCTGAACTTGAAAAAGGGAGTGCGTTGTTTACCTTTTCGGCTGATGCAAGTTGCCGATTAGTAGAGGCGAGGGTCGAGAGTGCCCTCATGGATAAAGGGCACCAGGAGCATGAAGCGGGTGATGCGGATAGCCATGCTGACTTTGATGTCAGCTATCGGTTTATCTGTGGTCAGCCTGATCTGTTGGACAGATTAGCGGTAGGGCTATTCCGGCTTTTCCCCGGGGACTGA
- a CDS encoding ATP-binding cassette domain-containing protein, giving the protein MNHAEAIIDLQDLEFSWQRGGPFVLDIESFRVKQGERFFIKGASGSGKSTLLNLLGGVMRPQRGEINVLGKTINTLSGSQRDIFRADHIGFIFQMFNLIPYLSVMENVILPLHFSKRRYHRIAECGAPRQEAPRLLAHLDLDEHGCSTEQLPNSVSASNRGWLLPAL; this is encoded by the coding sequence ATGAATCATGCAGAAGCCATTATAGATCTCCAAGATCTTGAATTTTCCTGGCAAAGAGGCGGGCCGTTTGTTCTCGATATTGAATCCTTTCGGGTGAAACAGGGTGAGAGATTCTTCATCAAGGGTGCCAGCGGCAGTGGCAAGAGTACTCTGCTCAATCTTCTGGGCGGCGTGATGAGGCCACAACGTGGCGAAATCAACGTGCTGGGAAAAACCATTAACACACTGAGCGGTTCACAGCGCGATATCTTCCGGGCCGACCACATCGGCTTTATTTTTCAGATGTTTAATCTAATCCCCTACCTATCGGTCATGGAGAATGTGATCCTGCCATTACATTTTTCAAAGCGTCGTTACCATCGGATCGCGGAATGCGGGGCGCCTCGGCAGGAGGCGCCGCGTCTGCTTGCCCATCTGGATCTGGATGAGCATGGCTGCAGCACAGAACAGTTGCCGAACTCAGTGTCGGCCAGCAACAGAGGGTGGCTGCTGCCCGCGCTTTGA
- a CDS encoding ABC transporter permease, with protein sequence MFIIKLAFKSILNRKFTVVLTVISIALSVALLLGIERLRTETRASFTNTISGTDLVVGARSGSIQLLLYSVFRIGNATNNTSWESYQDISGHPKVAWSIPISLGDSHRGFRVMGTTPDYFKHYRYARAHKLNFTVGEPFANVYDAVLGADVAEKLGYVIGEQIIVAHGAGKVNLFKHDNKPFNVVGILARTGTPLDRTVHVSLSGIEAIHIDWKGGNRPMPGMQIGARQAEQLDLTPKSITAMLVGLNSKLSTFKLQRYINEYQQESLLAILPGVALQELWEMIGVAEKALLAISLLVVVVGFISMMTVIITSLNERRREMAILRSVGARPAHIFVLIMEESFTLTLMGTLLGLVLLYLLLFIAQPIIESRFGIFIDIGWPASYELYMLGAVLLSGLLVSLIPGYRAYRYSLADGMTIRV encoded by the coding sequence ATGTTTATTATCAAACTGGCATTCAAAAGTATACTTAATCGCAAATTTACCGTTGTGCTGACTGTTATCTCCATCGCACTCAGTGTGGCGCTGCTATTGGGGATCGAACGACTGCGTACTGAGACTCGTGCAAGTTTTACCAATACTATTTCAGGGACTGATTTGGTGGTAGGTGCTCGCAGCGGTTCCATTCAGCTATTGCTCTATTCGGTCTTCCGTATTGGTAATGCGACCAATAACACATCCTGGGAGAGCTATCAGGATATCTCCGGTCATCCAAAAGTGGCATGGAGCATTCCTATCTCACTGGGCGACTCACATCGTGGTTTTCGCGTCATGGGAACCACGCCCGATTATTTCAAACACTACCGCTATGCCCGTGCCCATAAGCTGAATTTCACTGTTGGTGAGCCCTTTGCCAACGTCTATGATGCGGTATTGGGGGCTGATGTTGCTGAAAAACTTGGCTATGTCATTGGCGAACAGATTATTGTTGCCCACGGTGCCGGAAAAGTGAATCTCTTTAAGCACGACAACAAACCGTTCAACGTGGTGGGCATTCTCGCCAGAACCGGTACTCCTCTCGACCGTACGGTTCATGTCTCTCTGTCGGGCATTGAGGCGATTCATATTGACTGGAAGGGGGGCAACCGCCCCATGCCGGGGATGCAGATTGGTGCCAGACAGGCCGAACAGCTCGACCTTACACCCAAGAGCATCACAGCAATGCTGGTTGGACTGAACTCAAAGCTCAGCACCTTTAAGCTGCAACGATATATTAATGAGTATCAACAGGAGTCACTGTTGGCGATTCTGCCCGGTGTTGCTTTGCAAGAGTTGTGGGAGATGATCGGCGTGGCGGAGAAGGCGCTACTCGCTATCTCTCTGTTGGTGGTCGTCGTTGGGTTTATCAGCATGATGACGGTCATTATCACAAGCCTGAATGAACGTCGGCGGGAGATGGCGATTTTGCGTTCGGTGGGTGCGCGGCCGGCGCACATCTTTGTGCTCATCATGGAAGAGTCTTTCACCCTCACTCTGATGGGCACACTACTTGGCTTGGTGTTGCTCTACCTACTGCTGTTTATTGCACAACCGATTATTGAGAGTCGCTTCGGAATCTTTATCGATATCGGTTGGCCAGCCAGCTATGAGCTTTATATGCTCGGTGCTGTGCTGCTTTCAGGGCTGCTCGTTAGTCTTATTCCCGGTTATCGTGCCTATCGCTATTCATTGGCCGATGGCATGACGATTCGCGTATAG